A stretch of DNA from Allomeiothermus silvanus DSM 9946:
TCCCGTGACCGCATCCTGCGGGCTTTGGTGCAGGAGTGGCGGGCGGAGGCCACGGTGGTTCTCTCTACCCACGAGGTCGCCGAGGCCGAGGGGATCTTCGACCGGGCAGTATTCCTCAAGGAAGGAAAACTGATCCTCGACGCCCAGGCCGAAGACCTGCGCTCACAGGGCAAGAGCGTGGTGGATATGTTCAAGGAGGTACTGGCATGAAGGCTCGAGTGAATCCGATGCCCACCCTGCTTTGGCTCGAGCTACGCAAGCAGACCAGCTGGCTGATGGTGCTGGGGGGCATCCTGGTGCTTTCGCTGGTGGTGGTGTTCCGGGTACGTCAAGAGGCGATAGGGCAGCCCCTCGACAAGGTGGGCGAGCTGTTCGCCGCACAGTTCGCTTTGTTTGTCCTGGCGGCTTTCGCAGGCTTCTTATTGCTTTTGGCCGCCTTGGGACGGGCTGGCCGGGCTGAGAGCTGGTTGCTGTTGAGCGTCCCGTCCGGTCTCACCCACCAACTGGCCCGTTTCCTCTTCGCGGGGGTCGTGTTATGGATCTTTGCCGAGGCGCTGGCCGGGTTGTTCTGGTGGGGTGCGGGGGGATTTGGGCTCGAGGTCAGCCTGCTGGGGACGCTGGGCCTGGCCCTCTACGGGGTGATCCTTGGCCTGCCCCTGCTGGCCCTGGCCCTATTGGGGCAAACCCTCACCTTGGCTTATGGGCTCTCGCGGCTGGGTTGGCTGTCGGGGATCGCCACCGTTTTGGGGGTTTTTGCTCTTTTGGGCTGGCTTTTCGAGCTTTCGGCCCGCACCGTGTACTCGTTCTTGCCGGTGTGGCCCTTCCCGGCCTTGCGCTTCCAGGGCGTGGACTTGCTCGCTGAGGTGCCGGTGACGGGTCTTCCCAGCGAACCCTTGCTGTATGCGTTGGTGATCACGGCCCTGGTGATCGTACTGGCCGGGCGGATTTGGGACGAGGTGGAAGCATGAGCATCTGGACGATTGTATGGTGGGCCTTGCTGGCCGTGGCCGCCGTGGCTTTGTGGCGCGGTACCCAGAGTAAGACCGCCAAGGCCGTGACGGTGGGGGCTTTGCTGCTGGTGGCCCTTCCTGACCCCCTGGGCAACCGGTCTGCCTTCTGGCAGAGCCTGCGCGAGAACCAAGTGGAGGGAAAGTGGAACGGTGTGATGGTGGAAAGCCGCCGTTCGGTCTGCGTCTTCTGCACCAGCGGGATGCAGGGCGAGCGCTGGCGACTTACCGCCCGGCTTTTGAGCGGGAGCTACGCGCTGAGCGTAGAGCAGCCCCAACCCTACGCTATCGCGTTCCGGGCGGGTCGGGTGCTGCGGGATGGCCAGGTGCTTACGCCGGGGTGTACGACCGGGACGCTCGAGGCCGTGGCTGTCTTCGACTTCACGCGGGCCGAGCGGGTGAACTTCCAGGTGGGACCGGGAGCAAGCTGCCGCTAGGGCGGTAGTATGGGTTGGTATTACAACTGTCATTCCCCAGAGTGACTTTTGACAGATGTTAGGAGTTACGCAGTTGCAGTTGACTGGACATTCTTCTGTGTGCTAGGAGGAGAGTGCTTAGCCAAGCTTCTCCAAAGGGGGTGATGCCCATGAACCCACCGAAGTGCGATGACCTGGACTACATCCACTTTCTCATCGCCGCTCAGCGGGTCTTCACCTGTACCGAGGCCGCTCGCTGTAGTCCAAAGGAGAAGAGCCCTCCCGCCCATGATGCCTTTACCCGCCTGCTGCAAAGACAGCCGCCCGACACGGCGGCGCTGTGGCAGGAGGCCAAGGCCTTCGTGAAGCTCAGGGAGGGGCTGCTGATCCTGGACGACACCACCCTGGATAAGCCCTACGCTCGGGACATGGATCTGGTGAGTTACCACTGGAGCGGCAAACACCAAAGGGTGGTTAGGGGCATCGCCCTCATGACCCTGCTGTGGACGGAGGGGCAGGCCCTGATCCCCTGCGACTTTCGGGTCTACGACAAGCCCCAGGATGGGAAGAGCAAAAACGACCACTTTCAGACCATGCTCCAGAAAGCGAAGGAGCGGGGGTTTCAGCCGGAATATGTCCTGATGGACAGCTGGTATGCCAGCTTGGAGAACCTCAAGGCCATAGTCAGCTTTGGCTGGCGGTTTCTGACGCGGCTGAAGGGCAACCGCCTGGTCAACCCGGAGGGGAAGGGAAATGTACCCATCCGTGAGGTGGAAATCCCTGGGGAGGGGAGGGTGGTTCATCTTCGGGGTTTTGGGTTCGTGAGGGTGTTCCGAACGCTCTCCAAGGACGGGGAGGCGGAGTACTGGGCCACGAACCATCTGGGGATGAGCGAAGAGAAGCGGGCGGAGTTAGAGCGGCAAGGATGGGGGATCGAAGTGTACCATCGGGGGCTCAAGCAGTGCTGTGGGGTGGAGCGGGCCCAGGTGAGGAAGGCGGTCTCCATCCTGCGGCACCTCCTCCTGGCTTTGCGGGCCTTCCTCCGGCTGGAGGTCTACCGGCTGCGCAGGGGGGTGAGCTGGTACGAGGCCAAGGCGTCCATTGTTCGCGAGGCAATACGAAGTTATCTCGCCCATCCCCTCCACATCCTTCAGCCAACTGCGTAAGTCCTAAGATGTATTGGACACTGATCCGGCATTACCCTAACAGGTGCGTTGGGATCAAGATTGGAGTGCTTTTGACGAACTAGAGGGGGATGGATGGGAGACTTACTGATCGCACCTCGAGCCTTTTTCGAGCGCCTGAAAGCGAGCAAACCGACTTTATTCGCTCCTTTGTTGGTGGCGGTGCTGGCGAGTTTGCTGGCCAGCCTGGCGAACGTGGTGGCAACCCTGTTCTTACCCAGTCTCAGCTTTGGCTCACCGCTCGTGTTCGCGGTGCTGGGGGGGATCATCTTCGGACTGCTGTCGTGGGGGGTATACGGGCTGGTCTTGCGGCTATTGGCGGGGGCGGAGTCCAGGGCCTGGGAGGTAGCTGGCTGGGCCAGCCTGCCGGGGGTAGTGGTGGGGCTGGTGCTGCTGCCTCTCGCAGCGTTGTTCCCCGTCAGCGGTAACCTCGCGGCCCCGCCCGGCCTGACCGATGCCGAGGCCCTGCGGGAGTGGACCGCACAGTACACCGCTTTGGTGCGGGGAGCCACCTTCAGTCGGATCGCGCAGGGGGCCAGCGTGGTTGGAGGGATTTGGAGTGTAGGGCTGACCTATGTGGCCCTGCGGGTCCTGGTGCCCCAGCGAGCGCTGATCGGAACCCTGGGGGTCGCGGTGATCTCGCTGGGCTTCATCGTCTGGGGGTTGACCCGGTGAGGCGACTGTTGGCCATTGGAGTTTTGCTGCTGCCGGCACTGGCCTTCTCACCCCAGGAAGCCCTCGGCTACCATAGCCCCGAACTCGCCGCCGCGCAGGAGCGGGTGGAGGCGGCCCAGGCCCGGCTCGAGGCCTTGCGGCTGGGGCTTTCTGGCAGCCTGAACGCAGGCCGCCAGCTCTGGAGCGCGGGCGAGTGGAGCTATGGGGTCACCCTTACCTACCAGGTGGCGGGCTTTCAGGGCGTGCAGGCCTTGAGGAACCTCGAGGCAGCTCGCACCCAGCTTCAGAGTGTCCGGCGCAGCGGCATCCAGCGGGCTCTATTAGCCCACGCTCGGCTATGGGAGGCCGAGGCCCTGGCGCGAGCCGCCGCCTTGCGCAGTGAAGCCGCGCGGCAACGCCTGGCCGAGATCGAGCGAAAAGCAGGTCTGGGTGCGGTGAGCAGCACCGACCAGGAGGAAGCCCGCCTCACCCAGTCCGAGGTGATGATCGCTGCTCGCCGGGCCCAAAGCAACCTGCAAGGCGCCCAGGCTGAGGTGTCGGCCTTGGGCTTCGGGGGAGATGCGGCTGCCGTAGTGCTTAGCTTCACCCTACCCGAAACCGCCCCACAGAGCACCCCCAGCTATCGCGACGCGGTGCTGGCCTTGCAACTGGCCGAGGCCCAGGCCACCGAGGCCAAGCGGGCGCTTTTCCCCCAGGTGAGCCTACGCGGGCAATTTCTGGGCCAGGATGCCACCGTAGGGCTTGGGCTCACCGCCCAGGGGCTTGGTTGGCCCAGTGCAAGCCTCCAGGTGACGGCGCCTACCGAGCTGCCTAGCCTTCCGCCCGGTACCCCCATCCCCGGCCTCGGCGAGTGGAGGTTCACCCTGAGCGCGGTGATCGCCCTTGAGCCATCCCGTATCGCCGACCTGAGAAGCCTCGAGGCCGAACGCACCGCTGCAGCGGTACGGCTCAGCGCCTTAGAAAACGACCTCGCCCGGCAATTGACGCAGGCTCGGCAGAACGCGCACCTCGCCCAGGAGTCGTTGGGCCTTGCCGGGGAGCGCCTCAAGCTGGCCCGGCGCAAGCGTGAACTGGCCGAAACGCGAGCCCAAAGTGGGGCGGCCAGCCCTTTGGAGGTGCTCGAGGCCCAAGCCCAGGAAGCCGAGGCTGAAGGGCGCTTAGCCGCTGCCTGGCGGGCGTATATCGAAGCGATAGGAGCGTATTTGGATCTGGCCGGAGCCGATTGGGAGGTCACTCCATGAGAGAAGCGATGTTCGTGAGCCGAACCGTCTTCAGAAACCGCCTTGTTCAAGGTTTTCTGGTTTTTTATCTGGCGTTTTCCAGCGTTAGCCTGGCGCAGTCGCTTCCTGAGGTAATCGAAAGCTTATCGGCCCAGGATGCCAACCTGCTCGAGGCCCAGCGGGGTCTCAGCGCTGCCCAGGAAGAACTGCGCAAACAGCAGGCCGACCCCGATGCCCCGCCGTTGGCGGTGACCCGCGCCCAGGAGAACCTGGCACTGGCCCAGGCGCGGCTGGCTGCGGCCCGGGCTGGAGCTGCGGCTACGGTGATCGCCAACTACACCGCTGTGCTCGAGGCCCAGGCCGCCCTCGAGCTTGCGCAAAAACGCCTGGAGCAGGCCAACCTCAGGCTCGAAGCGGCCCGCTTGCGCCGCCAGGCCGGGGCCATCTCCCAGGCCGATCTCGCCGCGGCGG
This window harbors:
- a CDS encoding IS701-like element ISMesi2 family transposase, translating into MLSQASPKGVMPMNPPKCDDLDYIHFLIAAQRVFTCTEAARCSPKEKSPPAHDAFTRLLQRQPPDTAALWQEAKAFVKLREGLLILDDTTLDKPYARDMDLVSYHWSGKHQRVVRGIALMTLLWTEGQALIPCDFRVYDKPQDGKSKNDHFQTMLQKAKERGFQPEYVLMDSWYASLENLKAIVSFGWRFLTRLKGNRLVNPEGKGNVPIREVEIPGEGRVVHLRGFGFVRVFRTLSKDGEAEYWATNHLGMSEEKRAELERQGWGIEVYHRGLKQCCGVERAQVRKAVSILRHLLLALRAFLRLEVYRLRRGVSWYEAKASIVREAIRSYLAHPLHILQPTA
- a CDS encoding TolC family protein; this translates as MRRLLAIGVLLLPALAFSPQEALGYHSPELAAAQERVEAAQARLEALRLGLSGSLNAGRQLWSAGEWSYGVTLTYQVAGFQGVQALRNLEAARTQLQSVRRSGIQRALLAHARLWEAEALARAAALRSEAARQRLAEIERKAGLGAVSSTDQEEARLTQSEVMIAARRAQSNLQGAQAEVSALGFGGDAAAVVLSFTLPETAPQSTPSYRDAVLALQLAEAQATEAKRALFPQVSLRGQFLGQDATVGLGLTAQGLGWPSASLQVTAPTELPSLPPGTPIPGLGEWRFTLSAVIALEPSRIADLRSLEAERTAAAVRLSALENDLARQLTQARQNAHLAQESLGLAGERLKLARRKRELAETRAQSGAASPLEVLEAQAQEAEAEGRLAAAWRAYIEAIGAYLDLAGADWEVTP
- a CDS encoding YIP1 family protein yields the protein MGDLLIAPRAFFERLKASKPTLFAPLLVAVLASLLASLANVVATLFLPSLSFGSPLVFAVLGGIIFGLLSWGVYGLVLRLLAGAESRAWEVAGWASLPGVVVGLVLLPLAALFPVSGNLAAPPGLTDAEALREWTAQYTALVRGATFSRIAQGASVVGGIWSVGLTYVALRVLVPQRALIGTLGVAVISLGFIVWGLTR